A part of Maridesulfovibrio hydrothermalis AM13 = DSM 14728 genomic DNA contains:
- the rpe gene encoding ribulose-phosphate 3-epimerase, whose translation MDTQNTVIMSPSLLSSDFSRLAGELESLEQAGVEWVHWDVMDGNFVPNITFGPPVISRCRKESSLFFDVHLMIDNPGRYIQEFVDAGADLICVHAESETHLERTVAEITRLGAHPAVALNPHTPLSVVEYLLPQLYMVLIMSVNPGFGGQSFIPFTIDKIKSLSQMIKATGSDTLIQVDGGVTPDNIAELRHAGADILVSGSAFFGHPPYDERLRTFLRAAG comes from the coding sequence ATGGACACTCAAAATACAGTAATCATGTCGCCATCTCTTCTGTCGTCCGATTTCAGCAGGTTGGCAGGGGAGCTGGAGTCGCTTGAGCAGGCTGGTGTTGAATGGGTTCACTGGGATGTTATGGACGGGAATTTTGTTCCTAATATAACCTTCGGCCCGCCGGTAATCTCCAGATGTCGCAAAGAGAGCAGTCTCTTTTTTGATGTTCATCTGATGATCGACAACCCCGGCCGCTACATTCAGGAATTTGTAGATGCCGGGGCTGATCTTATCTGTGTGCATGCCGAATCAGAAACACATCTGGAACGGACTGTAGCCGAGATAACCCGTCTTGGAGCGCATCCGGCCGTTGCACTCAACCCGCATACGCCGCTGAGCGTTGTTGAGTATCTTCTTCCGCAACTCTACATGGTGCTGATCATGAGCGTGAATCCCGGCTTTGGCGGACAGTCGTTCATTCCATTCACCATCGACAAGATCAAAAGCCTTTCACAGATGATCAAGGCGACGGGATCAGATACGCTGATTCAGGTGGATGGTGGTGTTACTCCGGATAATATCGCCGAACTTCGTCATGCCGGTGCGGATATTCTCGTGTCCGGATCGGCTTTTTTCGGTCATCCACCATATGACGAAAGGCTCAGAACATTCTTGAGAGCCGCTGGTTAG
- a CDS encoding sigma-54 interaction domain-containing protein — translation MWKDTKIQVLVAGSGKTCAPFIKAVKGVHGVEIACLLDMQADPSSIKLAKDIGVPLVNELSSYGDAYKLDIIVNASRNGEVIEHIRQHKHDRVIVLEKAAARLIRLLTVSLRKEARFRDRYHAAKREIEQRGGDTQIIGKSVLMCEIMDLVDRVAATPTTVLLLGETGVGKDLIARAIHQASHLRNRPYISINCTALTSTLMESELFGYKKGAFTGAESDRKGLLEEADGGTLFLDEIGDMLPELQAKLLRFLQTGEVRRVGSTEIMTVNVRVIAATNRDLEYAMNNETFRRDLFYRFNTFTIDIPALRERKVDIPYLAYHFVTKAEAKLNKKLRGISDEALECMGRYDWPGNVRELENVIERAAILCSDGLICPDDLALRIDDSRSFGCPISPAVPDEPEKADLFQSKKDQVMENFEKKELVRFLEKADGNVSEASRISGIPRRTFYRKMKKYGM, via the coding sequence ATGTGGAAAGACACCAAGATACAGGTCCTGGTTGCAGGATCGGGGAAAACTTGTGCCCCGTTCATTAAGGCGGTCAAGGGTGTGCACGGTGTCGAAATTGCCTGTCTGCTGGACATGCAGGCGGACCCGTCGAGTATTAAGCTCGCTAAAGACATTGGTGTACCTCTTGTTAACGAGCTGTCTTCATATGGTGATGCCTACAAGCTTGATATCATCGTCAACGCCTCAAGAAACGGGGAAGTCATCGAGCACATCAGGCAGCACAAACACGATCGTGTGATTGTTCTGGAAAAGGCGGCCGCAAGGCTGATTCGCCTGCTGACGGTTTCGTTGCGCAAAGAGGCTCGTTTCCGTGACCGTTATCATGCTGCCAAGCGGGAAATTGAGCAGCGTGGCGGTGATACGCAGATTATCGGAAAATCTGTTCTGATGTGCGAGATCATGGATCTTGTAGACCGCGTTGCAGCGACTCCTACAACCGTTTTGCTGCTCGGTGAAACCGGTGTAGGAAAAGATTTGATCGCGCGAGCCATTCATCAGGCAAGCCATCTGCGCAACCGGCCTTATATATCAATCAACTGTACCGCGTTGACCTCGACGCTTATGGAAAGTGAACTCTTCGGTTACAAGAAGGGTGCTTTTACCGGAGCTGAGAGTGACCGTAAGGGGTTGCTTGAGGAAGCCGATGGAGGAACGCTCTTTTTGGACGAGATCGGCGATATGCTGCCGGAACTTCAGGCCAAGCTGTTGCGCTTTCTCCAGACGGGGGAAGTCCGGAGGGTCGGGAGCACGGAAATCATGACCGTCAATGTCAGGGTTATCGCAGCGACCAACAGAGATCTGGAATATGCGATGAATAACGAGACCTTTCGCCGGGATCTGTTCTATCGGTTCAATACCTTTACAATTGATATCCCCGCCCTGCGGGAAAGGAAGGTTGATATTCCTTATCTGGCATACCACTTCGTCACCAAGGCCGAAGCCAAGCTTAACAAAAAGTTGAGGGGCATTTCGGACGAAGCTCTTGAATGTATGGGCCGGTACGACTGGCCGGGCAATGTCAGGGAGTTGGAAAACGTTATCGAGCGTGCTGCAATTTTGTGCTCGGACGGTCTCATCTGTCCGGATGACTTGGCTTTACGTATCGACGATTCACGATCATTTGGTTGTCCCATCAGCCCAGCTGTTCCGGATGAGCCTGAAAAAGCGGACTTGTTCCAGTCCAAGAAAGATCAGGTCATGGAAAACTTTGAGAAAAAAGAACTGGTGCGCTTTCTTGAAAAAGCTGATGGCAATGTCAGCGAGGCGTCAAGAATATCTGGAATACCTCGCCGTACGTTTTACAGGAAGATGAAAAAGTATGGGATGTAA
- a CDS encoding ribulose-bisphosphate carboxylase codes for MSQYDQTSRYANFDLKEDQLIADGNHVLCAYIFKPAEGHGHIEVAAHFAAESSTGTNVEVCTTDDFTKGVDALVYEVSEAKDGDYLMKIAYPVELFDRNIIDGRAMLASFLTLCIGNNQGMGDVAYAKMYDFYVPRQYLELFDGPAKNIADFWRMLGRPMENGGMIVGTIVKPKLGLRPGPFADACYKFWLGGDFVKNDEPQGNQVFAPLKETITAVADAMKRAQDETGEAKVFSANITADDPMEMIARGEFILDAFGEDASRVAFLVDGYVAGPTSITTARRNFPNQFLHYHRAGHGAVTSPQAKRGYTAFVLSKMSRLQGASGIHTGTMGFGKMEGEMADKNIAYMIEREEAQGPYFKQKWYGMKATTPMISGGMNALRLPGFFENLGHSNICQTSGGGAFGHLDGPTAGAISLRQSHEAWQQGVDLVEYAKAHKELARAFESFPQDADKFYPDWRKQLSL; via the coding sequence ATGTCCCAATATGATCAGACAAGCCGTTACGCAAATTTTGATCTCAAAGAGGATCAATTGATCGCAGACGGAAATCACGTCCTTTGCGCCTATATTTTCAAGCCCGCAGAAGGGCATGGACATATCGAAGTGGCTGCTCATTTTGCTGCCGAGTCATCTACCGGCACAAATGTGGAAGTCTGCACCACAGATGATTTCACCAAAGGAGTCGATGCTTTGGTGTACGAGGTCAGCGAAGCAAAAGACGGTGATTATCTGATGAAAATTGCCTATCCGGTTGAACTTTTCGATCGGAATATCATCGATGGCCGGGCGATGCTCGCATCATTTCTGACGCTGTGCATTGGAAACAATCAGGGGATGGGAGACGTGGCGTATGCTAAGATGTACGACTTCTATGTCCCTCGACAATATCTGGAGCTTTTTGACGGGCCGGCAAAAAATATTGCCGACTTCTGGAGAATGCTGGGCCGTCCAATGGAGAACGGCGGCATGATTGTAGGCACTATCGTCAAGCCCAAGCTCGGCCTCCGTCCCGGACCTTTTGCCGATGCCTGCTACAAGTTCTGGCTCGGCGGCGATTTCGTCAAGAATGATGAACCGCAGGGTAATCAGGTATTTGCTCCTCTCAAGGAGACCATCACCGCCGTGGCTGATGCCATGAAGCGCGCTCAGGATGAGACGGGAGAAGCTAAAGTCTTTTCCGCTAACATCACAGCCGATGATCCAATGGAAATGATTGCCCGTGGAGAGTTTATTCTTGATGCCTTTGGTGAGGATGCAAGCCGCGTCGCATTTCTTGTCGATGGGTATGTGGCCGGACCTACGTCTATCACAACTGCCCGCAGGAATTTTCCAAATCAGTTCCTGCATTATCACAGGGCAGGGCATGGAGCTGTCACATCGCCACAGGCCAAGCGCGGCTATACCGCTTTCGTCCTGAGCAAAATGTCCCGCCTTCAGGGTGCTTCAGGTATTCATACCGGCACTATGGGATTCGGTAAGATGGAAGGCGAGATGGCAGATAAGAACATAGCCTACATGATTGAAAGGGAAGAGGCTCAGGGACCGTATTTCAAGCAGAAATGGTACGGTATGAAAGCGACAACTCCTATGATTTCCGGAGGCATGAACGCTTTAAGGCTGCCCGGCTTTTTCGAAAATCTCGGTCATTCAAATATATGTCAGACGTCAGGAGGCGGTGCTTTTGGACATCTTGACGGCCCGACTGCCGGAGCAATCTCACTCAGACAGTCTCATGAGGCATGGCAGCAGGGAGTTGATCTTGTCGAATACGCCAAGGCACATAAAGAGCTGGCCCGGGCCTTTGAATCCTTCCCGCAGGATGCGGATAAGTTTTATCCGGACTGGCGTAAA
- the fba gene encoding class II fructose-bisphosphate aldolase (catalyzes the reversible aldol condensation of dihydroxyacetonephosphate and glyceraldehyde 3-phosphate in the Calvin cycle, glycolysis, and/or gluconeogenesis) has protein sequence MALISLRQLLDHAATNGYGVPAFNVNNMEQVRAIMEAADETDSPVILQSSAGARKYAGSTFLRHLIQAALEEWPAIPVCLHLDHGASAGVCVQAIQNGFSSVMMDGSLMEDSSTPSSYEYNVEITKKVAEMAHACGVSVEGELGVLGSLETATAGKEDGVGAEGKLSREQMLTDPDQAVDFVEQTQVDALAIAIGTSHGAYKFTRPPSGEVLAISRVKEIHSRLPDTHLVMHGSSSVPQEWLKTINEYGGELGQTYGVPVTEIQEGIKHGVRKVNIDTDLRLAATGAVRKHLVENPGNFDPRKFLSEAIKAMKEVCRSRFLAFGPAGWGHTITPFTHEDMAVSYVEGKYAPQTTAK, from the coding sequence ATGGCCCTTATTTCACTGAGACAACTTCTGGATCACGCCGCAACCAACGGTTATGGCGTACCCGCATTCAACGTTAATAATATGGAACAGGTTCGGGCTATTATGGAGGCTGCTGATGAAACTGACAGCCCGGTCATTTTGCAAAGTTCCGCCGGTGCAAGAAAGTATGCCGGTTCGACCTTTCTGCGTCACCTCATTCAGGCCGCTCTGGAGGAATGGCCTGCTATTCCTGTTTGTCTCCATCTGGATCATGGTGCTTCTGCCGGAGTATGCGTTCAAGCCATTCAGAACGGATTCAGTTCTGTCATGATGGATGGTTCCCTCATGGAGGATTCAAGCACCCCGTCCAGTTATGAGTATAATGTAGAGATCACAAAAAAAGTTGCTGAAATGGCTCATGCCTGCGGTGTTTCCGTTGAAGGGGAACTCGGCGTGCTCGGTTCTTTGGAGACGGCCACGGCCGGGAAGGAGGACGGTGTCGGCGCCGAGGGTAAGCTCAGCCGTGAGCAGATGTTGACCGATCCGGATCAGGCTGTTGATTTTGTCGAGCAGACACAGGTGGATGCTTTGGCCATTGCCATCGGTACCAGTCACGGAGCTTATAAGTTCACCAGACCTCCGTCAGGTGAAGTTCTCGCAATTAGTCGCGTCAAGGAAATTCATTCCCGCCTTCCTGATACACATTTAGTTATGCATGGTTCGTCATCAGTCCCTCAGGAGTGGCTCAAAACCATCAATGAATATGGCGGGGAGCTTGGGCAAACCTATGGTGTCCCTGTGACTGAGATTCAGGAAGGGATCAAGCATGGCGTACGTAAGGTCAATATTGATACTGATCTGCGTCTTGCTGCAACGGGCGCGGTCAGAAAGCATCTTGTGGAAAATCCCGGTAACTTTGATCCTCGCAAATTTCTGAGCGAGGCAATTAAAGCCATGAAAGAGGTCTGCCGATCCCGCTTTCTGGCTTTCGGTCCTGCCGGCTGGGGACATACCATCACGCCTTTTACGCATGAAGACATGGCAGTCAGTTATGTCGAGGGCAAGTATGCTCCGCAAACAACAGCTAAATAA
- the tkt gene encoding transketolase, translated as MSDRKELANAIRALSMDAIQKAESGHPGAPLGMADIAEVLWNDYLVHNPANPEWPDRDRFVLSNGHGSMLLYSLLHLSGYEVTIDDIKQFRQLHSKTPGHPEYGMTPGVESTSGPLGQGIACAVGMAVAEKVLAARYNREGHTIMDHYTYVFMGDGCMMEGISHEACSLAGTLKLGKLVAFYDDNGISIDGCVDGWFTDDTPGRFESYGWHVVSDVDGHDAKAIKAAIEEARAETGKPSMICCKTVIGQGAPNVCGSEKCHGSPLGENEISCARENMNWPYAAFEVPESVYSAWTAVDSGSTAESSWKRDFAEYEKAYPQLAAEFTRRMKGDLPDGFATYASNFINSVDAKAENLATRKASQNAIEGLAPVLPEFYGGSADLAGSNLTRWSGSETISPANWDGNYMNYGVREFAMSVMMNGMSLHGGFIPYGGTFLVFSDYARNAMRMSALMGLKVLYVMTHDSIGVGEDGPTHQPVEHVASLRLIPGMDVWRPCDAVEAAVSWEQAVMRDDGPSTLVKSRQNLPHQNRSAQTLAQVSRGGYVLRQCDGTPDIILIATGSEVSLAMEAAITLESKGKQVRVVSMPCVEVFERQDKAYQNEVLPSHVAARIAVEAGVTASWYRYVGLQGAVMGLDRFGESAPGSELFDYFDFTADSVVRLAEQVMDEKSKTAG; from the coding sequence ATGTCTGATCGTAAGGAACTTGCCAACGCTATACGTGCTTTGAGTATGGATGCCATTCAAAAGGCTGAATCCGGACACCCCGGTGCTCCGCTTGGAATGGCTGATATAGCTGAAGTCTTGTGGAATGACTATCTGGTCCATAATCCCGCCAACCCCGAGTGGCCTGACCGGGACCGGTTTGTGCTCTCTAACGGGCACGGGTCGATGCTCCTCTACTCGTTGCTTCATCTGAGCGGTTATGAAGTCACTATTGATGATATTAAACAGTTCAGACAACTTCACTCCAAGACTCCGGGGCATCCTGAGTATGGAATGACACCCGGTGTTGAATCCACTTCCGGACCTCTCGGGCAGGGCATTGCTTGCGCAGTCGGTATGGCCGTGGCTGAAAAGGTTCTTGCCGCCCGATATAACCGTGAGGGCCATACCATCATGGATCACTACACTTATGTATTCATGGGGGACGGGTGCATGATGGAAGGAATTTCACATGAGGCATGTTCGTTAGCTGGAACGCTGAAACTGGGCAAGCTTGTTGCTTTCTATGACGATAACGGAATTTCGATCGACGGCTGCGTTGACGGCTGGTTTACCGATGATACTCCGGGACGTTTTGAATCCTATGGCTGGCATGTGGTGTCTGATGTTGATGGACATGATGCGAAAGCGATCAAAGCGGCAATTGAAGAGGCGCGGGCAGAGACCGGAAAACCCAGCATGATCTGTTGCAAGACGGTAATCGGGCAGGGTGCTCCAAATGTCTGCGGCTCTGAGAAGTGTCACGGTTCCCCTCTCGGCGAAAATGAAATCAGCTGTGCACGGGAAAATATGAATTGGCCCTATGCCGCATTCGAAGTTCCGGAGTCTGTATATTCGGCTTGGACAGCAGTAGACAGCGGCTCCACGGCTGAGAGCAGTTGGAAGAGGGACTTTGCGGAATATGAAAAGGCTTATCCGCAACTTGCTGCTGAGTTCACCCGTCGCATGAAAGGCGATCTGCCTGACGGTTTTGCAACCTATGCATCAAACTTTATTAATTCTGTTGATGCTAAAGCAGAGAATCTTGCAACCCGCAAGGCTTCTCAGAACGCCATTGAAGGACTTGCTCCGGTTTTGCCTGAATTTTACGGAGGGTCAGCCGACCTTGCCGGTTCAAACCTGACGAGGTGGTCCGGTTCAGAGACGATCTCTCCGGCTAACTGGGATGGGAATTACATGAATTACGGTGTCCGTGAGTTTGCCATGTCTGTCATGATGAACGGTATGTCGCTTCATGGCGGTTTTATCCCTTATGGTGGAACGTTTCTGGTTTTTTCCGATTATGCTCGTAATGCCATGCGTATGTCTGCCTTGATGGGGCTGAAGGTTCTGTATGTCATGACGCACGATTCAATCGGAGTAGGCGAGGACGGTCCCACACACCAGCCTGTGGAGCATGTTGCTTCTCTCCGGCTTATTCCCGGTATGGATGTCTGGAGGCCTTGTGACGCTGTTGAAGCCGCTGTGTCATGGGAGCAGGCAGTCATGCGGGATGATGGTCCGTCCACGCTGGTTAAGTCACGTCAGAATCTTCCTCATCAGAACAGGTCTGCGCAAACATTGGCTCAGGTCTCACGGGGCGGTTATGTTCTGCGTCAATGTGATGGAACACCGGATATTATTCTGATTGCAACCGGTTCTGAAGTTTCTCTGGCAATGGAAGCCGCTATAACTCTGGAGTCTAAAGGAAAACAAGTCAGAGTTGTTTCCATGCCGTGCGTCGAAGTTTTCGAGCGGCAGGATAAGGCCTATCAGAATGAAGTCCTGCCATCGCATGTGGCAGCCCGTATTGCCGTGGAGGCAGGTGTAACCGCAAGTTGGTATCGATATGTTGGACTTCAGGGGGCGGTTATGGGGCTTGACCGGTTTGGAGAGTCTGCACCGGGCAGTGAGCTTTTTGACTACTTCGACTTCACAGCCGACAGCGTGGTCCGTTTGGCTGAGCAGGTGATGGATGAAAAGAGCAAGACAGCCGGATAA
- the glpX gene encoding class II fructose-bisphosphatase, which translates to MTRRQPDRNLALDLARVTEAAALASARWLGLGNKEDGDEAAVDAMRISFQAMDINGRVVIGEGEKDKAPMLYNGEPVGSGVGPRMDIAVDPVEGTRLLAHGRPNAISVVAMTPEGSMYSPGPAFYMNKLVVPPEAEGMVDINEPVEKILQKVAQAKNKEVKDLVVFVLDKERHKVLIADIRAAGARIQLHTDGDVAGALMAVIPGTGIDIMMGTGGTPEGVLAAVAVRVLGGEMQAKLDPQSDMEKKRVLEAGRDINKVLKMNDLVDSDDVFFAATGITDGTFLKGVDFTGKGAKTFSLVMRGLTGTVRNVESRHRFDKLMRVSSIKYD; encoded by the coding sequence ATGACCAGAAGACAACCGGATAGAAATCTTGCCTTGGACCTTGCCCGTGTCACTGAAGCAGCTGCACTCGCTTCGGCCCGCTGGCTGGGACTGGGGAACAAAGAAGATGGCGATGAAGCCGCCGTGGACGCAATGCGTATCAGTTTTCAGGCCATGGACATCAACGGTCGTGTCGTCATCGGTGAAGGTGAGAAAGATAAGGCTCCCATGCTCTACAACGGAGAACCCGTCGGTTCTGGTGTCGGCCCCAGAATGGATATTGCCGTCGACCCCGTTGAAGGTACCCGTTTACTGGCTCATGGTCGTCCCAATGCTATCTCAGTGGTAGCCATGACTCCTGAAGGGAGCATGTATAGCCCCGGACCTGCTTTTTATATGAACAAGCTGGTTGTTCCGCCGGAAGCTGAGGGCATGGTCGACATCAATGAACCGGTTGAAAAGATTCTTCAGAAGGTAGCTCAGGCTAAAAATAAGGAAGTAAAGGATCTTGTAGTGTTCGTGCTGGATAAAGAACGGCACAAGGTACTTATCGCCGACATCCGGGCAGCCGGAGCGCGAATTCAGCTGCATACGGACGGTGATGTAGCCGGGGCGCTCATGGCAGTCATTCCGGGCACTGGAATTGATATCATGATGGGCACAGGTGGTACACCTGAAGGAGTACTGGCCGCAGTCGCCGTTCGAGTCCTAGGCGGAGAGATGCAGGCCAAGCTGGACCCGCAGTCCGATATGGAAAAGAAGCGTGTTTTAGAAGCGGGGCGTGATATCAATAAAGTTCTTAAGATGAACGACCTTGTGGACAGTGACGATGTTTTTTTTGCCGCCACCGGCATCACTGACGGAACTTTTCTCAAAGGGGTCGACTTTACAGGTAAAGGAGCGAAGACCTTCTCGCTGGTTATGCGCGGACTGACCGGCACTGTACGCAATGTCGAATCGAGGCATAGATTTGATAAGCTGATGCGCGTCAGTTCTATAAAGTACGATTAA
- a CDS encoding phosphoribulokinase: MQRTRPILLGIVGDSAAGKTTISAGIEKILGPDRVTNLCSDDYHKYNRVQRKEKNISALHPDCNYIDIMQHNFYQLRRGEAILKPVYNHHTGDFDPPVYIEPKEFVIVEGLLGFYTKKMRDAFDVKIYLDPDEELRVDWKFKRDTIKRGYTREEVQASLDRRTEISSNFIRPQRRYADIVCNFYRPDGAEEETGTNLNTNLILRPTIHHPDFAEFIDHRPSDKEKCLTLTLGRDEGLPVDILHITGTIKPVTAETLMDIIIDHLDKTDDLTTEGVGCYTEGQEEKVSYPLGITQLLTCFHLMNAKMNP; encoded by the coding sequence ATGCAACGCACAAGACCAATCCTGCTTGGCATAGTGGGCGATTCAGCTGCTGGTAAAACCACCATCTCGGCTGGTATCGAAAAAATCCTCGGTCCGGATCGGGTGACGAACCTCTGTTCGGACGATTACCACAAATACAATCGGGTGCAGCGGAAGGAAAAGAATATCTCAGCACTCCATCCTGACTGCAATTATATCGATATAATGCAGCACAATTTCTACCAACTGCGTCGGGGAGAGGCCATTCTCAAGCCGGTGTACAACCATCATACGGGAGATTTCGATCCTCCGGTCTACATCGAGCCAAAGGAATTTGTTATCGTTGAGGGGCTGCTGGGCTTCTACACCAAGAAGATGCGTGATGCTTTTGACGTCAAGATCTACTTAGATCCGGATGAGGAACTCCGTGTAGACTGGAAGTTCAAACGGGATACGATCAAGCGCGGATACACACGTGAAGAAGTTCAAGCCTCCCTTGACAGAAGAACGGAAATCTCATCGAATTTTATTCGACCGCAGCGACGGTATGCTGATATTGTGTGTAACTTCTATAGACCGGATGGAGCAGAGGAAGAGACCGGGACCAATCTGAATACCAATCTCATCCTGCGGCCGACAATTCATCATCCTGACTTTGCCGAGTTCATCGACCATCGTCCGTCCGATAAGGAAAAGTGCCTGACACTTACTCTGGGCCGTGATGAAGGGTTGCCGGTGGATATCCTCCACATCACCGGGACTATCAAGCCGGTGACTGCGGAAACGCTCATGGATATCATCATAGACCATCTTGATAAAACAGATGATCTGACCACTGAAGGTGTCGGGTGCTATACTGAAGGTCAGGAGGAGAAGGTCAGTTATCCTCTTGGAATTACTCAGCTGTTGACTTGCTTTCATTTAATGAACGCAAAAATGAATCCATAA
- the gap gene encoding type I glyceraldehyde-3-phosphate dehydrogenase, with protein MSIRIGINGFGRIGRYLARLLANEKGYELAVVNARADNGQLAHLLKYDSIHGTFDGEVEDNEKGFLVDGKQVVVTRDAPGEWSWGDWDVDIVVESTGAFRDRVSCEQMIACGCEKVVISAPGSDCDATIVMGVNDHLLKAEDNIISNASCTTNCLAPVAKVLHESFGIERGLMTTIHSYTMSQRVLDGTHKDLRRGRAGAVNMLPTTTGAARSVTEVIPELKGKLDGMAVRVPTPNVSLVDFVADVKNDVTIEKVNAALKAASKSELRSIMGYTEIPLASTDYIGSTYGGVVDGLCTAVMADRMVKCIIWYDNESSFTNQLLRLIRKVGAFL; from the coding sequence ATGAGTATTAGAATAGGTATCAACGGCTTTGGACGTATAGGGCGTTACCTTGCCAGACTTCTTGCCAATGAAAAAGGGTATGAACTCGCTGTGGTCAACGCTCGGGCCGATAACGGCCAGCTGGCACACCTTCTCAAGTACGATTCAATTCACGGTACGTTTGACGGTGAAGTCGAAGATAATGAAAAAGGCTTTCTCGTGGATGGCAAACAAGTAGTGGTTACACGTGATGCTCCCGGCGAATGGAGCTGGGGGGATTGGGATGTTGATATCGTTGTGGAAAGTACGGGAGCCTTCCGTGACCGTGTCAGTTGTGAACAGATGATTGCTTGTGGCTGCGAAAAGGTGGTTATCAGTGCTCCCGGTTCTGACTGTGACGCGACCATTGTTATGGGAGTCAACGATCACCTGCTCAAAGCTGAGGATAATATTATTTCCAATGCTTCATGCACAACCAACTGTCTGGCTCCTGTTGCCAAGGTTCTGCATGAATCATTCGGCATTGAACGGGGGCTTATGACCACTATTCACTCGTACACCATGAGTCAGCGGGTTCTGGACGGAACGCATAAGGATTTGCGCCGGGGCAGGGCCGGCGCTGTTAATATGCTGCCGACAACCACGGGGGCAGCCCGCAGTGTAACGGAAGTCATCCCGGAACTTAAAGGGAAGCTCGACGGTATGGCTGTGAGGGTTCCCACACCTAACGTGTCGCTTGTTGATTTCGTTGCAGATGTAAAGAATGATGTTACAATTGAAAAAGTCAATGCAGCGTTGAAAGCTGCCTCTAAAAGCGAACTCAGGAGTATTATGGGTTACACCGAGATTCCCCTTGCATCCACTGATTATATTGGATCGACCTACGGTGGAGTTGTGGATGGCCTATGTACTGCCGTTATGGCTGACCGGATGGTCAAGTGCATTATCTGGTATGATAATGAGTCGAGTTTTACTAACCAGCTTCTTCGCCTTATTCGCAAGGTTGGAGCATTTTTATAA
- a CDS encoding phosphoglycerate kinase, translating to MLNMTELDLAGKRVLIREDFNVPINNGEITSDKRLRAALPTIRTALNRGARVILMSHLGRPVEGVFDPDLSLEPVAGRLSELLGIAVRFESEWIGGVNLEPSEVVLVENVRFLSGEKADDPELGKAMAALCDVFVMDAFGTAHRAQASTHAVASFAPEACAGLLLAKELKALKHGLEAPATPVVAVVGGSKVSTKLTVLRSLLSKVDKLIVGGGIANNFIAATGFDVYSSLFEPDLLVATRELMEEAVRAGVEIPIPLDVVCSREFSQDAAPVIRSVNDIASNEMILDIGPKTSSLYSGILEEAGTIVWNGPVGVFEFDQFGQGTKDISMSIAGSSAYSIAGGGDTLAAIEKYGISDEISYISTGGGAFLEFLEGKPLPAVSILETRTGR from the coding sequence ATGTTGAATATGACCGAACTGGACTTGGCAGGGAAGCGGGTGTTGATACGGGAAGATTTCAATGTCCCTATAAATAATGGTGAAATAACAAGTGACAAACGGCTGCGGGCGGCATTGCCCACAATCAGAACCGCATTGAACCGCGGGGCCAGAGTGATTCTCATGTCTCACCTTGGAAGGCCTGTTGAAGGAGTTTTTGATCCTGATTTGTCTCTTGAACCTGTCGCCGGCAGGTTATCCGAACTTCTTGGAATTGCGGTGCGGTTTGAGAGCGAGTGGATCGGGGGCGTAAATCTGGAACCCAGTGAAGTCGTTCTGGTCGAGAATGTCCGGTTTCTTTCCGGGGAAAAGGCTGACGACCCGGAGCTTGGCAAGGCAATGGCTGCCTTGTGTGATGTTTTTGTCATGGATGCATTCGGGACCGCCCACCGCGCTCAGGCATCCACGCATGCGGTGGCAAGTTTCGCTCCTGAGGCCTGCGCAGGTCTTCTCCTCGCAAAAGAATTAAAGGCTCTGAAACATGGGCTTGAAGCTCCTGCAACGCCGGTTGTGGCTGTCGTGGGTGGTTCTAAGGTTTCGACAAAGCTCACAGTTCTGAGATCCTTACTCTCAAAGGTGGACAAACTTATCGTCGGTGGGGGGATAGCCAATAATTTTATCGCCGCTACTGGTTTTGATGTCTACTCTTCTCTTTTTGAACCGGATCTTTTGGTGGCCACACGGGAACTGATGGAAGAGGCCGTGAGAGCTGGGGTCGAAATTCCAATTCCACTGGATGTAGTTTGCAGCAGGGAGTTTTCGCAAGATGCAGCACCGGTTATCCGGTCAGTGAATGACATTGCTTCAAATGAAATGATTCTTGATATCGGCCCTAAGACCTCTTCGTTGTATTCCGGAATTCTGGAGGAGGCAGGGACTATTGTCTGGAACGGACCGGTCGGTGTTTTCGAGTTTGACCAGTTCGGACAGGGGACAAAGGACATCTCCATGTCCATAGCAGGCAGTTCTGCGTATTCCATTGCCGGCGGCGGGGATACTCTGGCCGCTATTGAGAAGTACGGAATTTCAGATGAAATATCCTATATTTCTACAGGTGGTGGTGCCTTTCTTGAGTTTTTGGAAGGCAAGCCCCTTCCTGCTGTAAGCATTCTTGAAACACGGACAGGCCGGTAG